The genomic window TGTTCGAGAGCACGCCGCGGCCGGGTGCGGAGGTCGCGCCGGTGTCGGGCACGACGAGGATCGTGCTCGACGCCTCCGAGACCAGTCCGGCGTGGTTGGTCGCCGTCGCGACCACCTCGACCTCGCCCGCGAGCCCGAGCCCGGCGAGGTCGACCGCCGCGTCGGGCGCGACCCGCTCGCCGCCGACGGTGACCACGAGCGAGCGGATGCCGCTCTCGGGGTCGTCGGCGGTGACGGCGAGCTGCAGCGGGCTCGAGTCCGCGAACGTGCCCTCGGGCATTCCGCCGATCACCGGCGCCGACTCGTCGGGCGCGGGCGCGCCGACGTACGCGATCGAGGGCACCGGCGGCTCCGCCATCCCGGCCCCGATGAAGTACGACGGGTTCGGCGGCTGGTTGTAGGCCGAGTTCTGCCCGGCGACGCCCACGCGGTACTGCGAGTCGTGCATGAGCGTCGGGATGCGCGCGTCCGTGAGGTCGGTGGTCGTGTAGATGCGGATGCCGCTGCCGTCCTCGAGGCGCACCGCGAGCTCCTCGCGCCAGTCGCCGAACAGGTCGGCCTGCACCACCGGGTTGCCCTTGGTGGTGTTGTTGGTGCGCGTGCCCTCGAGGCGCAGCAGCTCGACCTCCTGCTTCGACGCCGGGTCCCACTTCGAGATCGTCGGCACGCCCGACGAGGTCTCCGTCGAGTAGTCGTGGTCGGTGATCTCGCGGGTGAGGTCGCCGTCCCACCAGGTGACGAAGTTCGCCGCCGGGATGTCGGTCGAGAGCAGGTCGCCGGATGCCGCGTTCAGCGACCCGACGGCCGAGTTCCAGGCGTAGTCGCCGCCGATGTTCCACGCCTCCGCGCCGGGATGGTCGGGGTCGATGTCGGCGGCGGCGCCGCGCCCGGTGTCCTTGTCGCCGGAGTTCGACCAGATCACCTCGCCCGTCTCGGCGTCGCGCATCGACGCGATGACGCCGCCGTTGCCGGCCGGGTGCTCGTGGACGCCGTAGACCTCGAGGCCCGCCCGGTCGAGCACGAAGTCGCCGACGTGCAGCGCGTCGCCGTGCTCGAGGCGCGTGTTGTAGAGCGGCGTGCCGTCGTCGTCGATCGTCATCGCGCCGAACACGATCTCGTCGAGTCCGTCGCGGTCGACGTCGGCGGGGATGAACTGGTGGTTGCCCTGGCCCTCGTAGGTCTCGCCCGCGATATCCGAGTCGAACGTCCAGCGCTCGACGAGCTCGCCGTCGATGAGGTCCCACGCGACGATCACGGTGCGCGTGTAGTAGCCGCGGCTCGTGACGAGCGACGGGTGCTCGCCGTCGAGGTACGCGACGCCCGCGAGGAACCGGTCGACCCGATTGCCGTAGGCATCGCCCCACCCGCCGACGTTGCCGCGGCCCGGCTTGTAGTCGACCGTGTCGATCGCCGCGCCCGTCTCGCCGTCGAAGACGGTGAGGTACTCGGGCCCGCTGAGGATGTAGCCGCTGGAGTTGCGGTAGTCCTTCGACGGGTCGCCGATGACGGTGCCGACGCCGTCGACCGTGCCGTCGGCGGTCTTGAAGGCGACCTCCGAGCGCCCGTCGCCGTCGAAGTCGAACACCTCGAGCTGCGTGTAGTGCGCGCCGGCGCGGATGTTCACGCCGAGGTCGATGCGCCACAGGCTCGTGCCGTCGAACTCCACGGCCTCGGCGTAGACCTTGCCGGTGTAGCCCGACTGCGAGTTGTCCTTCGAGATCGACGGGTTCCAGAGGAACACGAGCTCGTACTCGCCGTCTCCGTCGAGGTCGCCGACCGTGCCGTCGCCGGGCCAGTACGTGACCGTCTTGCCGTCGGGCAGCACGTCGTCGCCGGGCTTGTCGAGCGGGATGTCGAGGAACTGGTCGGCCCACACGCCGAACTCGTCGGTGACCGACACCTCGCGGTCGCCCTGCTGCGCGGTCACGAGGTAGGTGGAGTCGGCGGTGCCGTCGGGGTCGACGAGGTTCGTCGCGCCCGTGATCGGCTCGTCGTTCACGCGCTCGCCGTCGCGGTAGACCGTGTAGGCGAGGTCGCGCGGGTCGAGGCCGAGCTGTCGCCACCCGACGTACACGCCGCCGCCCCGGCCGTCGTCGAGCTGCACGGCGACCGGCGCGCGGTCGAGGTACTCGACCTGGCGCACGAGGGTCGTCGCGACCTCGGTCGCGTGGGTCTCGGATGCCGCGGACTCGCCGCCCGCGTTGAGCGCCACGAGCCGGTAGAGGTACGGGCGCGTGGTGAGCACGTCGGCGTCGGTGAAGGTCGGCTCGGCGGTGGTGCCGACCTGCTCGAACGGGATGTCCTCGCGCGTCGTGCGGAACACCTTCCACAGCACGGCGTCGCCCGGGTCGTCCCACGCGAGCGTGATGCGGTCGCGCTCAATGGCCGCGGTCTCGATACCGGTCGGGGTCGCGGGCTTCGCGACATCCGGGTCGACGACGGATGCCTCGATCCGCTCGCTCGGCTTCGAGACGCGGTCGCCCTTCACGGTCGCGACGGCGTACTCGTACGTCTCGCCGAGCGCCACGGCGGTGTCGGTGAATGCGGTCGTCGCGGCATCCGCGGTGCGGGCGACCACGGCGAGCTCGCCGCCGGGTGCCGACCGGTAGACGGCGTAGCCCGTGGCATCCGCGACCGGCTGCCAGCCGAGCGTGACCGACACGTCGCCGTCGGCGTCGACGGCGGTCGCCGCGAGGCCGGACGGCGCGGCGAGCGGGGTCTGCACGCGGATGCCGTTGATGCGGCCGTCGCCGCCGGTGACGCGCACGTTCAGCTGCCCGTCGGCGACCGCGATCGCCGGGAAGTACTGCTCGTGGATGACGCCCGTCGACGTGCGCGGACCCGCGAGCGCGGTGCCCTCGACGTCGAAGCTGGTCGTGTTGCCGGCGATGAGGTCGCCCGCCCACGTGGTGACCTCGTACGTGCCGTTCGGCACGTCGACGGCGAACGCCTGCGTGGTGCCGATGGTGAAGTCGCGTTTGACGAGGTCGTCGCCGCCGCGGTCGCGGAAGCCGTTGGACGCCGGCGCGGTCGTGAACCCGTAGCCGCGCGCGGCGTCGTAGGCGATGCCGGGGCTGACGCCGAGCCATCCGGCGGCGACGGGCGTCGAGGGCCCGCCGAAGTCGAAGCTCAGGTCGATCTCGCCCTCGGCGGCGGCCGCGGGCGAGAGGGGCGAGGCGAGGACGGCGCCGGCGACGAGTGCGGCGCCGGCGAGCCCCGCGATGAGTGGCCGTGATCGGCCACGTCGAACGGTCGGACCCACTGGATCTCCTTCGATCGGTGTCGGTGGTGTTCGCGTTCGCGGCGTCCGTGCTCGCCACGGTTCACGGGTGGTGTGGTGGTGGGAAAGCGATTTCCCATGAATCGTCTCAATCCTCGCGCGTGCAGGCGGGGGCCGTCAAGCATCGAGGAGCCGCCGGCGCCACCCTGCCCGGTGCGCCGGCTCCCCGGTGTCACACTTCGGCCGCCTCCGGGGTCGTATGTGTGAACGGATCGTGAGGAGCAGCGCATGCGCAGCACCAGCACCAGCACCAGCACCAGCACCCCGGATGGCACGGGCCGACGCCCACGAACGGCGGCCCCGCGCCATCCGTCACTCACCGACCGGCTCGCCGCTCGCCTCGCGGAGGCCACCGTGTTCGGCCGCCGCATCGGCGACCTGCGCGACGAGCTGCGCCGCCGCGCCGTGCCGACGCACTGGACGAACCTGTTCGGCGTCGTCACGCTCGCGTGCCTGGTCGTCGTCGCCGTCACGGGCCTGTGGCTGATGTTCTTCTACACACCCTCGAGCGACCTGACGACCTACCGGGGCGGCTATGCGCCGCTGCACGGCGCCGAGACGTCGGAGGCGTTCGCGTCGACGATGCGCCTCACGTTCGACGTGCCGGGCGGCCTGCTCATGCGGCAGGCGCACCACTGGGCGGCACTGCTGCTGCCCGCGTCGATCATCATGCAGCTCGTCGCGACGTTCTTCACGGGCGGGTTCCGGCGGCCGCGGCGCGGCATGTGGGTGCTCCTGTTCCTGATCTTCGTCGCGGCGCTCGCGGGCGGATGGAGCGGCTACGCGCTGCCCGACGACCTGCTCTCGGGCACGGGCCTGCGCATCACCGAGGGCATCGCGCTCGGCATCCCGGTCGTCGGCACGTGGCTCGCATCGCTGCTCTTCGGCGGCGGGTTCCCCGGGCGGATCATCGAGCACCTGTATCCGCTGCACGTCGCGATCGTGCCGGCGGTGCTCGTGGGGCTCGTGGCGCTGCGGGCCGTGGCGGCCTGGCGGGCGGGGCCCGCGCAGTTCCCGGGGCCGGGGCGCA from Agromyces aurantiacus includes these protein-coding regions:
- a CDS encoding rhamnogalacturonan lyase family protein, which gives rise to MGPTVRRGRSRPLIAGLAGAALVAGAVLASPLSPAAAAEGEIDLSFDFGGPSTPVAAGWLGVSPGIAYDAARGYGFTTAPASNGFRDRGGDDLVKRDFTIGTTQAFAVDVPNGTYEVTTWAGDLIAGNTTSFDVEGTALAGPRTSTGVIHEQYFPAIAVADGQLNVRVTGGDGRINGIRVQTPLAAPSGLAATAVDADGDVSVTLGWQPVADATGYAVYRSAPGGELAVVARTADAATTAFTDTAVALGETYEYAVATVKGDRVSKPSERIEASVVDPDVAKPATPTGIETAAIERDRITLAWDDPGDAVLWKVFRTTREDIPFEQVGTTAEPTFTDADVLTTRPYLYRLVALNAGGESAASETHATEVATTLVRQVEYLDRAPVAVQLDDGRGGGVYVGWRQLGLDPRDLAYTVYRDGERVNDEPITGATNLVDPDGTADSTYLVTAQQGDREVSVTDEFGVWADQFLDIPLDKPGDDVLPDGKTVTYWPGDGTVGDLDGDGEYELVFLWNPSISKDNSQSGYTGKVYAEAVEFDGTSLWRIDLGVNIRAGAHYTQLEVFDFDGDGRSEVAFKTADGTVDGVGTVIGDPSKDYRNSSGYILSGPEYLTVFDGETGAAIDTVDYKPGRGNVGGWGDAYGNRVDRFLAGVAYLDGEHPSLVTSRGYYTRTVIVAWDLIDGELVERWTFDSDIAGETYEGQGNHQFIPADVDRDGLDEIVFGAMTIDDDGTPLYNTRLEHGDALHVGDFVLDRAGLEVYGVHEHPAGNGGVIASMRDAETGEVIWSNSGDKDTGRGAAADIDPDHPGAEAWNIGGDYAWNSAVGSLNAASGDLLSTDIPAANFVTWWDGDLTREITDHDYSTETSSGVPTISKWDPASKQEVELLRLEGTRTNNTTKGNPVVQADLFGDWREELAVRLEDGSGIRIYTTTDLTDARIPTLMHDSQYRVGVAGQNSAYNQPPNPSYFIGAGMAEPPVPSIAYVGAPAPDESAPVIGGMPEGTFADSSPLQLAVTADDPESGIRSLVVTVGGERVAPDAAVDLAGLGLAGEVEVVATATNHAGLVSEASSTILVVPDTGATSAPGRGVLSNTSGWEYGLHDGNYDVVMNLWWGTPGSIFRLYENGELVTTKVLGDTGGLSQTTGVTFEGKPNGTYVYTGELINALGTTATTSTTVKVTDAAPGTPVVSTDQHKGASSFTATANLWWGTNATSYRFELDGRVVGSGLLVAATPEAQSASVQLADVAPGDHTLVAVFANANGETASKPLKVTVK